tattactattattattattattattattattattattattattattattattattattttaggaaaatatacataaataataagtttaagacttaagaaaaattttaatgtaataagAGGATGATACGctaagtgttttttttaataagaaaaagtatatttttcatAGGAATTATATAGCTCAGTTGGTTGAGGTTTTATTAGGTTAGTGATTATGTATTCAAATCTTAATGAATgcctaaaataatttatttgtttatttatgctATTATTGATGTGTGGTACGTGTATGATTATATGTTTATGATAcatgatatattaaaatgaatctTCATAGTCAAAAAGGTGATATGGCTTGtggcttttagggtgtgttctcTTGAGGGAGAGGAATTGAGGGAGAGTGAGTGGAAGGATTTGAGGGGATTTGAAAgtgaattaattgttgtttctttgagtggatttgaaggtaaatgagagtgaatttggaagtaaagtttgtaagaattagtgcaggatttgattgatgtgatagataaaaaaatttgtttaattgataaaaattgaagattaccaaaatacccttaatagtaaaagtaatataagatgataattattaatgttatatataattgtaaaaaaatttattagaagaaaaaagtaaaatttattttttaaaatgtaaaaaaattataatttagtaaattgaaataataatataatattttataataattattattattagttttattattattattaatatatattattattaaaaccaCCCTTAGAATGAGTATTTTTATTACAGAGCAGTGCATGTATCTACCCTGCAAAAGCTATTTCATACCAGGGataaaagtgactttttatTACAATCACCTCCAAATCTTCTCTATCAGCGaggaatgaaatttttttatatcctcCAAATGCATCCGCACAAATCTATGCTAATCCATGAAAACGAACATAAAATTAATCGCAAATCCATCTGCGCAAATCATTCTGTACAATGAATTACCTCAAAGCGAACAGAGCGTTAAGGAAGGGGTTCAAACCTTGGCTAATGTTTTATAtacctttgttttctttttaattgcaCGTCCTGGATCAGTTTCACTCGAGTAACAAAACAtgtattattatactttttatttttatactttttaagttatatatatatatatatatatttatatttatatttatatttatatttatattttatcacttacgttattttttatatttttttatcaataaaataaaataaaataaataaaaaagaaaataatttccaataataaaagaaatatatataaaataaaaaataataatatcaaataattaaaaatcaatttatgagacacttatgaataaaataaaataaatattaaaataaatgtcaattaaaaagaacatgtattattatactatttattttaaaattagaacaattcagtttaaaatgaGTAcgattcagtttaaaattagtatagttagtagttcagttaagtttatattatagtttagtacaatttagtatagttcagctcagtccagtttgataaaacaaaaaatagctCAGTTCAGTATCCTATTCAATTTTCGGGCAATAAAATGTCTTAGACGCGGATGACTATCATAAGAGATTCTCAACATATCATAAGATTCCTTTTCTTGAAAATCCGCACTTTTCTAAACCCAAAAAATTGAAGGAATTCTGGGATTTTTTCttgatacaaatatttttatgcaTACCTCTTCAGGTTTATTTATACCATACTCTATTCTTGTAAAATGATATACACTAACTAAGAGTCCTTCGGGTGCTACATCATAGGCACATTGAGAACGTAGATAATtgtaaccatatatatataaaatgacaaCAATGGAATGCCAATCCTCGGGCTTTATTTGTAAAGTCTCTATTCCTAGGTAATCGAAAccaactgttttacagttcagttcagtttagacaaattagtttttacttcaatacaaattttaatagtaCAGTGCAGTTCAGTTCTATTTGCCCAcccataaataaaattagggtAAGTCCTATAGAGGAAACCCTATGGaggagagtgagagagagaaagagagagatttATGGCACTACTTGATTATATCAAAGAGAGTGACAGGAACATGTGTTTGGAGAAAATCAGAAGGAGTCTTTGTGCTGTGTTTTGGAACCTTGGAGGTTGTAATTTTTGCTAGACTAAAGATAAGGGGAGTTGACCTTGtcttgtatttttgaaattttatggCATAATGGTCATGAGTGGTTAAATATGTGTATGGTGCTATGATGATTGAATTCTTTTTCTGCTATCTTTGGaggtttctttatttaattcttCTTACTATTTTGGTCAAGCCTGAAGTGGATTTTGATGTGAAAATTTATAAGTATGAGTTAGTATTGGGTAGAATATGATTATGTTTTCTTTAGTGTTAAGTTGAATGCAAAGCCAACAGATGTAGGTACGTAAGTGTCTCTTCTAGTGTAGGAATTTTAATCTCTCTTTGTGCAAAATATTCTCACTATGATTGTTATGATTGAGGGTTGATATTACTTATAGTTTGTTATCACTACTACAGTAAGAGGAAATGACACTGGTTGCTTTTGCTTATAGGAACAAGTTCTACAACTGAGGCATATACAGACAAGGTAAAAAGGGGTAGGTTTTATGCCTCGGTTTTTAGGTAACCAAGGcaataacttgttttttttttttttttaactttttcaaactttaagaTATTGATTCACTATGGAATGATCTTGTTGATGTTCCCAAAGCTGGTAAATAGTCATCCTCATCTCCTTGACATTGCTTGTTGACCATTGCTACCTTCAAGCTTAGGGTCCCCAAAGCTTTCCTTCCTAATCACCACTTTCCTCACTTCTTGCTCCTCCTTTGGCTTAGGCATCATCTGTTCACGGTCAGCCAACCAATAAGCCTGTTTCAGTAAGAACAACAACACACGAAGCATAGTAAGAACTCAAGGCTTCATTTTGGGGGTTCATAGCATAGTAAGAAATCAAAGCATGTTTCAGTAAGAACAACAACACACATATCATAAATTACTACATACACCACAAAGCAATACACAACACACAGAGAAGCTTCATCGCACAGTATACAACATCATCAGCAAAAGAGATCTCAAAATCAAACCAAGTCAAACAtaatatcacacacacacaaagaagCTTCGAGAAGATCCTAGAAGTTTGCCTTCGCCGCAGGCAACGATTCAAAGGTCGTCGGGGGACCACTGAAGGTGTTCGATGCGCTTGGAGAGGACTCTGAACTCCTTCTTCAAAACGAAGTTGTTTCGCGTGCCCTGGATCCTGATGATACCGGAGGCGTCGGCGAAGGCGACCCACTCGCCGTTGGGGGAGAAACGCGCGATGGTGGCTGAATAGGCATGTTCCCTGTAGACAGAGACGTGAAGGGGATTCTCGAGGTTCACGATGACCATAGATCTGACTTTTGTGTAAACGATGGAGTTGGACTTGGCGTCGCCGGAGACGAGGCTCAAGATGTCACAACCAACCAAGCTTTGTTTCAATTGATGTAGCGGCGTCAGTTGTCAGAGGAATAAGCGGCAACAGCGAGAGAACTGGAGGCACCATGGAGTCCTTGGAAGAAGCACCGGCGGAGGGAGGCATAGACCAGAAAAATTTCGAGGCGAAGAGGCAAAGACGAGAGAAATCGCATgcgagagagaaagagaaaagctTGATTTTGCAGATTTTAACCTAAGGGCCTGATTTTGTAGTGAATTCTACAACCCATTATGCTTCAGTTGGGCTTGTACTCGAAGCAGTAACACGTATTATGCCTTGGTTCTGAGTTGAACCGAGGTAATAGCGCTTTGTCAAAAAAAACCCACTGATTTTGTAGTTGGCAATGGTGAAGTGACGTGACTTTTATGCTTCGGTTGTCCTTCACCCGAGACAATAACAAATATAGGCACCAGTTCAACAATAACAGAGGCATATAACCACTCAGTATTTACAGAACTGCCACTACACTTTTATACGCTTCGGTGTCAGTAAAACCAAGCCGTATATAGCGCGTTAAAAAAGCTTTTTTCTACTAGtgtataaaacaaataatcttTGTGTTAAGACAAAATTGTGTAGGGAATAAATTGTCTAAAGCAACCcaagttttaaagtttaacaaagaGCATTAAACGAAATATTGTTGTGTGGGAAAAGTTGTTTAGAATGTTAAGAAAAGATTGTCTATAAGACTGAACTGTCGAAACATCctcatatattttgaaatttaacaaacaacaataaacgAAATGAGCATATGACAGAGTGTTATATTTGGAAAAGCAATATAGCATAAAGATAAGTGgtttatgaaatttatatacCTTGAGAAAAACTTTAGTAAACATGTCAATACTTGAACAAAAGCACTATTAAATGGTTCCTCTATTAAAGCATCAATGAGAGTCTTGCTAAACAAGCTTTTAATATGTACTGATAGATAAAATGTCAAAAGATGTATATGGAAGATACACTAAAAGTCTTAAACGATAATCCAAATACTTGTGTCGAAAGACACCTTGCTAAACACATTTTTGAACAAAACAAAGATGACCTAAATAAGCATTTTTCAGTAAGAGCCTTACATAGGCTAGATGATACCTTGTGCCAAACGATTTATTTCATCCAACGATGAAACCTTCATAAACTAATTGGTATCTTAGTTAAATTCTTAAACGATCAAATCTTGCCTGAAGGTAGAAAATGTGAAAAGCACTTTATTGTTCTGAACGcacattaaatgtcattaaatgcataaagtttaaaaaaacaaaagtaataagaaaaaagaCATACTTGCCCACATGCATATCTACTTTACTCTGTATAGATTATCTATGTCAAGTATCCACCTGCTCCATCTTATACAAATTAGAAGTGgacattaaagataaaaaagacaTTCACGGAATGTTCTCTCTATAAAAAGTGTTAACTATGGGAGGACGTGGTAGAAAAACAAATAGATAGTATTGAACAGAGTTtcagaaaggaaaaatatatttcatttaagtTGTCTTGAAAGAGTACAAGCTGAggtatataaagatgaaaacaGAGGAATGAGTCAAAAACTGTTATGACAGTTTTTGcagttacattttaaaatactcaACACACCCCTCTTAAAATGGAACTACTGAAACCTTTTAACACCAAGTTTATCTCTAAGTTCTTCAAAGCGAGTTTGACGTAGTGCCTTGGTGAAAATGTTAGCAGTTTGATCTACTGTTGAACAATACATCATTTCAAGTCTCCCTTTATTAACCTGCTCTCTTAGGTAATGAAACCTAGTCTCAATATGTTTACTCCTGCCATGTGAGACAGGGTTTTTGGCTAAATTGATTGCTGATCTATTGTCAACCCAAAGTTGTATCGGTTTGCAACACTCAACTAATGATTCTTCCAACATTGTATCAAGCCATGTGCTCTGGCGTGCAGTTTCAGCAGATGCGATATATTCCGCCTCGTAGGATGATAGAGGTACGATACTCTGCTTTCTCGAGCACCAGCTGAACGCTGATCCCATGTACTTGAACACAAACCCGAAAGTGCTTCTCCTGTCAATTTGGTCTCCACACCAGTCAGAGTTGACCCAagcttttaaatttcttgtcaCTCCTTCAAACCTCTTAAGGAAAAACAGACCATACTCAGTTGTTCCCTTCAGATaacataaaatatgtttgacAGTAAAAAGATGCGCCTGTCTGGGGTCTCCCATGAACCTGCTGACCAATCCCACGCTATAGCAAAAGTCGGGTCTACTATTACACATATACCTGAGTGATCCAACTATCTGTTTGAACAGAGTAGCGTCTACCTTCTCGTTGCTGGGTTCTAGATCCAGTTTGATATTAGCTATCACGGGTGTGCTCACACTGTTGCAACTTTCCATGCCAAAGCGTTTCAGAATTTCGCCGATGTATCTCTTCTGATGCCCAAACATCCCATCATGTGTTCGATAAAATTCCAAGCCGAGGAAATATCCTAGGCTACCAAGGTCATTCATTTCGAAGTCTCTTTTCATATCTGTTTTGAACTCAGCAATTGCTTTTGCATTGTTACCTGTTATCaacaaatcatcaacatacaaacaGATAAGCATAGTACCTTGCTCGCCTGACTACTTCACATATACTCCAAATTCAACCGTGCACTTCTGAAAGCCATTCTTGATCAGCAAGGCATTAATGTGTGTGTTCCAAGCTCGTGATTCTTGTCTTAACCTGTACAAGGCTTTATTCAGCTTGTACACTT
This genomic stretch from Vigna radiata var. radiata cultivar VC1973A chromosome 7, Vradiata_ver6, whole genome shotgun sequence harbors:
- the LOC106766084 gene encoding uncharacterized protein LOC106766084; protein product: MVEELKAIEKNGTWTMTVLPKHKHPIEVKWVFKTKLKPDGSVSKLKMDMKSAFLNGPLEEEVYVTQPPGFVKKGNNAKAIAEFKTDMKRDFEMNDLGSLGYFLGLEFYRTHDGMFGHQKRYIGEILKRFGMESCNSVSTPVIANIKLDLEPSNEKVDATLFKQIVGSLRYMCNSRPDFCYSVGLVSRFMGDPRQAHLFTVKHILCYLKGTTEYGLFFLKRFEGVTRNLKAWVNSDWCGDQIDRRSTFGFVFKYMGSAFSWCSRKQSIVPLSSYEAEYIASAETARQSTWLDTMLEESLVECCKPIQLWVDNRSAINLAKNPVSHGRSKHIETRFHYLREQVNKGRLEMMYCSTVDQTANIFTKALRQTRFEELRDKLGVKRFQ